In Lysobacter firmicutimachus, one genomic interval encodes:
- a CDS encoding sensor domain-containing diguanylate cyclase: MQKPDIPANEAERLAALRSYDILDTPPEPDFDDLVAIAAAICDVPTALISLVDSDRQWFKSKLGLKVDQTPRELAFCAHAILDPSQPLVVPDTHQDERFHDSPLVVDEPNIRFYAGAPLVTPQGEAIGTLCVIDTVPRQLLPQQRKALLALSKQTSRVLELRRVSRALARQLQESDWYEKQLLQYQQQLEASNADLAALTRTDPLTGLPNRRAFAAAFEQAQARRDGRLQVAVLDIDHFKVINDVHGHPEGDRILVAVAETLRLYASAPGAVARYGGEEFLMMFESDLRQAELQCEFVREAIANLPVGLPLTVSIGLATHRAGESSADSIARADQALYAAKRSGRNRVEVAEGD, from the coding sequence GTGCAGAAGCCCGATATTCCCGCCAACGAAGCCGAGCGCCTGGCCGCGTTGCGCAGCTACGACATTCTCGACACGCCGCCGGAGCCGGACTTCGACGACCTGGTCGCCATCGCCGCGGCGATCTGCGACGTGCCGACCGCCCTGATCAGCCTGGTCGACAGCGACCGGCAATGGTTCAAGTCCAAGCTCGGCCTGAAGGTGGACCAGACTCCGCGCGAGCTGGCGTTCTGCGCCCATGCCATCCTCGACCCGAGCCAGCCCTTGGTAGTGCCGGACACGCACCAGGACGAGCGCTTCCACGACAGTCCGCTGGTGGTCGACGAGCCGAACATCCGGTTCTACGCCGGCGCGCCGCTGGTCACGCCGCAAGGCGAGGCGATAGGCACCTTGTGCGTGATCGACACCGTGCCGCGGCAACTGCTGCCGCAGCAGCGCAAGGCCTTGCTGGCCTTGTCCAAGCAGACGTCGCGGGTGCTGGAGCTGCGCCGGGTCAGCCGCGCGCTGGCGCGGCAGTTGCAGGAAAGCGACTGGTACGAAAAGCAACTGCTGCAGTACCAGCAGCAGCTCGAAGCCAGCAATGCCGACCTGGCCGCTCTGACCCGCACCGACCCGCTGACCGGCCTGCCGAACCGGCGCGCGTTCGCGGCCGCGTTCGAACAGGCGCAGGCGCGGCGCGACGGCCGGCTGCAGGTGGCGGTGCTGGACATCGACCATTTCAAAGTCATCAACGACGTGCACGGCCATCCGGAGGGCGACCGGATCCTGGTGGCGGTCGCCGAGACCTTGCGCCTGTACGCGTCCGCGCCCGGCGCGGTGGCGCGCTACGGCGGCGAAGAGTTCCTGATGATGTTCGAGTCCGACCTGCGCCAGGCCGAACTGCAGTGCGAGTTCGTGCGCGAAGCCATCGCCAACCTGCCGGTCGGGCTGCCGTTGACGGTCAGCATCGGCCTGGCCACGCATCGCGCCGGCGAAAGCAGCGCCGACAGCATCGCCCGCGCCGACCAGGCCCTGTACGCGGCCAAGCGCAGCGGCCGCAACCGGGTCGAGGTCGCCGAAGGCGACTGA
- a CDS encoding pectin acetylesterase-family hydrolase: MALSRHAAAVMLGGLVALSSLPSQAETGDYGFFQTLRNLFSPPRADNPVQPAQRSGHYPLLSRSAARSDGFDPAAYYSWQTVQLPAETGAICGNGSPYKIFVNRVPNTTNTIIYMEGGGACWDYASCTGATGVRGARNPNGVPDDYMKLLNPGASLVSPFVTRVSPFDAVKTQGWNMVYVPYCTGDIYSGDKVAVYDDPSGQKPPLVWHHNGLRNTRAITAWLKDNLPRPGQMLSTGCSAGGAGSLISFDSLRTELAPTNGFLIDDSGPIFPTPRYGNPAEYPSQPLMTTIREVWGLDAPNGPLAFLSAGLPQVDLNELGSIYPALANKHRNDRLGHTHFWKDLNYSSYSYERFHDDIRQAPTQEAKQALIHAKWGTDTQRLAARLNGLDNFGGYFPQYRKLNESHCTTIVDFKNGDVQAQNLELKHFIDSVLDGQGKVLDAAEDSDAADRAKPFNLLYWLVDQLLT; the protein is encoded by the coding sequence ATGGCCCTAAGCCGACACGCCGCCGCCGTGATGCTGGGCGGCCTGGTCGCCCTGTCCAGCCTGCCCTCGCAGGCCGAGACCGGCGATTACGGGTTTTTCCAAACCCTGCGCAATCTGTTCTCGCCGCCGCGCGCCGACAACCCGGTGCAGCCGGCCCAGCGCAGCGGCCACTATCCGCTGCTGAGCCGCAGCGCCGCACGCAGCGACGGCTTCGACCCCGCCGCCTACTACTCGTGGCAGACCGTGCAGCTGCCGGCCGAGACCGGCGCGATCTGCGGCAACGGTTCGCCGTACAAGATCTTCGTCAACCGGGTTCCGAACACGACCAATACCATCATCTACATGGAAGGCGGCGGCGCCTGCTGGGATTACGCCAGCTGCACCGGCGCCACCGGCGTGCGCGGCGCGCGCAATCCCAACGGCGTGCCCGACGACTACATGAAGCTGCTCAACCCGGGCGCGAGCCTGGTCAGCCCCTTCGTCACCCGCGTCAGCCCCTTCGATGCGGTCAAGACCCAGGGCTGGAACATGGTCTACGTGCCGTATTGCACCGGCGACATCTACAGCGGCGACAAGGTCGCGGTGTACGACGACCCCAGCGGGCAGAAGCCGCCGCTGGTCTGGCACCACAACGGCCTGCGCAACACCCGCGCGATCACCGCCTGGCTCAAGGACAACCTGCCGCGACCGGGGCAGATGCTCAGCACCGGCTGCAGCGCCGGCGGCGCCGGCAGCTTGATCTCGTTCGACTCGCTGCGCACCGAGCTGGCGCCGACCAACGGCTTCCTGATCGACGATTCCGGTCCGATCTTTCCGACTCCGCGCTACGGCAATCCGGCCGAATATCCCTCGCAGCCGCTGATGACCACGATCCGCGAAGTCTGGGGCCTGGACGCGCCGAACGGACCGCTGGCCTTCCTCTCCGCCGGTCTACCGCAAGTCGACCTCAACGAGTTGGGTTCGATCTATCCGGCGCTCGCCAACAAGCACCGCAACGACCGCCTCGGCCACACCCACTTCTGGAAAGACCTGAATTACTCGTCGTATTCCTACGAGCGCTTCCACGACGATATCCGTCAGGCGCCGACCCAGGAAGCCAAGCAGGCGCTGATCCACGCCAAGTGGGGCACCGACACCCAGCGGCTGGCCGCGCGCCTCAACGGCCTGGACAACTTCGGTGGCTACTTCCCGCAGTACCGCAAGCTCAACGAAAGCCACTGCACCACCATCGTCGATTTCAAGAACGGCGACGTACAGGCGCAGAACCTGGAGCTGAAGCACTTCATCGACAGCGTGCTCGACGGCCAGGGCAAAGTGCTCGACGCGGCCGAGGACAGCGACGCCGCCGACCGGGCCAAGCCCTTCAACCTGCTGTACTGGCTGGTCGACCAGTTGCTGACCTGA
- a CDS encoding DMT family transporter, giving the protein MLASTLSFGVMTIAIRFASHSLHTFEIAFFRNLFGLLAVLPLLLGARRADLRTRQLPKYFVRCLIGICSMLAGFWAIGHLPLAQAISLTYSTPIFVTIAAVVFLHEQVRARRWLAVAAGFVGVLVIVRPGSAEFSVDSLAALLAAVLGGVISIQIKQLSRVDSANTIVLYTYAFWVPMSLIPALFVWQWPQGVDWVWIVAAGVFGTGGQVLWTHALKLGEVSALTPISFMQLPLVAAAGWLWFGESLDRWTVIGAAIILGSNAYIAHREAVLARRRASAAATAGAVPGE; this is encoded by the coding sequence ATGCTGGCCAGCACCTTGTCGTTCGGGGTGATGACGATCGCGATCCGCTTCGCCTCGCACTCGCTGCACACCTTCGAGATCGCGTTCTTCCGCAATCTGTTCGGCCTGCTCGCGGTGCTGCCGCTGCTGCTCGGCGCGCGACGCGCGGACCTGCGCACCCGGCAATTGCCGAAATACTTCGTGCGCTGCCTGATCGGCATCTGCTCGATGCTGGCCGGGTTCTGGGCGATCGGCCACCTGCCCTTGGCGCAGGCGATCTCGCTGACCTATTCGACGCCGATCTTCGTCACCATCGCCGCGGTCGTGTTCCTGCACGAGCAGGTGCGCGCGCGGCGCTGGCTCGCGGTCGCCGCCGGTTTCGTCGGCGTACTGGTGATCGTTCGCCCGGGCTCGGCCGAGTTCTCGGTCGACAGCCTGGCCGCACTGCTCGCGGCGGTGCTGGGCGGGGTGATCTCGATCCAGATCAAGCAGCTGTCGCGGGTCGATTCGGCCAACACCATCGTGCTTTACACCTACGCGTTCTGGGTGCCGATGTCGCTGATACCGGCCCTGTTCGTATGGCAATGGCCGCAAGGCGTCGACTGGGTCTGGATCGTCGCCGCCGGCGTGTTCGGCACCGGCGGCCAGGTGCTGTGGACGCATGCGCTCAAGCTCGGCGAAGTATCGGCGCTGACTCCGATCAGTTTCATGCAGCTGCCGCTGGTGGCCGCAGCGGGCTGGCTGTGGTTCGGCGAATCGCTGGACCGCTGGACCGTGATCGGCGCCGCGATCATCCTCGGCTCCAACGCCTACATCGCCCATCGCGAGGCCGTGCTGGCGCGGCGCCGCGCTTCGGCCGCCGCGACCGCGGGCGCCGTGCCCGGCGAGTGA
- the murB gene encoding UDP-N-acetylmuramate dehydrogenase yields the protein MNPNVRVQRDVSLRGRNSFGVEARAPWLIDVADAEALPQALALPELRDGLALVLGGGSNLLFAGDPAGAVLELSGRRVRTLDDDGERAVVRADAGVPWHGFVMQMLEQGHAGLENLALIPGTVGAAPIQNIGAYGVEVREFVHAVEAYEPATARWHRFDAAQCRFGYRDSLFKQAPDRYLIVAVEFALSRRPQLRLDYAGIGDELAAMGVTAPTPRAVAEAVIAIRRRKLPDPAVLGNAGSFFKNPIVPTAQAEALLARHPQAPVFRGSDAGTRKVSAAWLIDACGWKGHRDGDAGVSAAHALVLVNHGRASGRQLLDLARRIADSVQARFGIAIEPEPRVVGASW from the coding sequence ATGAACCCCAACGTGCGCGTGCAGCGCGACGTATCCCTTCGCGGGCGCAACAGTTTCGGCGTCGAGGCGCGCGCGCCCTGGCTGATCGATGTGGCCGACGCCGAGGCGTTGCCGCAGGCCCTGGCCCTGCCGGAACTGCGCGACGGCCTGGCCCTGGTGCTCGGCGGCGGCAGCAATCTGCTGTTCGCCGGCGATCCTGCCGGCGCCGTGCTCGAACTCAGCGGCCGGCGGGTGCGCACGCTCGACGACGACGGCGAACGCGCCGTCGTCCGCGCCGACGCCGGCGTGCCCTGGCACGGCTTCGTCATGCAGATGCTCGAGCAAGGCCATGCCGGGCTCGAGAACCTGGCCCTGATTCCGGGCACGGTCGGCGCCGCGCCGATCCAGAACATCGGCGCCTACGGCGTGGAAGTGCGCGAGTTCGTGCATGCAGTCGAAGCCTACGAACCGGCCACCGCGCGCTGGCACCGCTTCGACGCCGCGCAGTGCCGATTCGGCTATCGCGACAGTCTGTTCAAGCAGGCGCCGGACCGCTATCTGATCGTCGCGGTCGAGTTCGCCCTGTCGCGGCGCCCGCAGCTCAGGCTGGACTACGCCGGCATCGGCGACGAGCTGGCGGCGATGGGCGTGACCGCGCCGACCCCGCGCGCGGTCGCCGAAGCGGTGATCGCGATCCGCCGGCGCAAGCTGCCCGACCCGGCCGTGCTCGGCAACGCCGGCAGCTTTTTCAAGAATCCGATCGTGCCGACGGCGCAGGCCGAGGCGTTGCTCGCCCGGCATCCGCAGGCGCCGGTGTTCCGCGGCAGCGACGCGGGCACGCGCAAGGTGTCGGCGGCCTGGCTGATCGATGCCTGCGGCTGGAAGGGCCATCGCGACGGCGACGCCGGCGTGTCCGCCGCGCACGCCCTGGTGCTGGTGAACCACGGCCGCGCCAGCGGCCGGCAACTGCTCGACCTGGCCCGGCGCATCGCCGATTCGGTGCAGGCGCGCTTCGGCATCGCCATCGAACCCGAGCCGCGCGTCGTCGGCGCGAGCTGGTGA
- a CDS encoding quinone-dependent dihydroorotate dehydrogenase — protein MYSLARPFLFGLDAERAHGLGLTALETAYRTGLNPLVAKVPKPLPTKVFGLTFPNPVGLAAGLDKNGAHIDALLALGFGFVEIGTVTPKPQEGNPRPRMFRLAEQQAVINRLGFNNEGVETLVRNVSKARRKRGLLGINIGKNKDTPNERAENDYLYCLERVYPLADYITVNISSPNTAGLRELQEEQSLRRLIGTLREAQEKFGAREGRRVPMLVKIAPDLSDDDIEAASRVLSELQVDGVIATNTTIAREGVEGSPYANEAGGLSGRPLMAPSTAVLRKMRTRLPESIPMVGVGGILSGADAVTKMAAGASLVQCYSGLVYRGPALVHDCVEAIRRRKEAPSRGNMPPTI, from the coding sequence GTGTACAGCCTCGCCCGACCCTTCCTCTTCGGCCTGGATGCCGAACGAGCCCATGGCCTCGGCCTGACGGCGCTGGAAACCGCATACCGCACCGGCCTCAACCCGTTGGTGGCGAAGGTGCCCAAGCCGCTGCCGACCAAGGTCTTCGGCCTGACCTTCCCCAATCCGGTCGGCCTGGCCGCCGGCCTGGACAAGAACGGCGCCCACATCGACGCGCTGCTGGCGCTGGGTTTCGGCTTCGTCGAAATCGGCACGGTCACGCCCAAGCCGCAGGAAGGCAATCCGCGCCCGCGCATGTTCCGCCTCGCCGAGCAGCAAGCGGTGATCAACCGCCTGGGCTTCAACAACGAAGGCGTCGAAACGCTGGTGCGCAACGTGTCCAAGGCCCGGCGCAAGCGCGGTCTGCTCGGCATCAACATCGGCAAGAACAAGGACACGCCGAACGAGCGTGCCGAGAACGATTATCTGTACTGCCTGGAGCGGGTCTATCCGCTGGCCGACTACATCACCGTCAACATCTCCTCGCCCAACACCGCCGGCCTGCGCGAGCTGCAGGAAGAGCAGTCGCTGCGCCGCCTGATCGGCACCCTGCGCGAGGCGCAGGAGAAGTTCGGCGCGCGCGAAGGCCGGCGCGTGCCGATGCTGGTCAAGATCGCCCCGGACCTGTCCGACGACGATATCGAGGCCGCCAGCCGGGTGCTCAGCGAGCTGCAGGTCGACGGCGTGATCGCCACCAACACCACCATCGCCCGCGAAGGCGTCGAAGGCAGCCCCTACGCCAACGAAGCCGGCGGCCTGTCGGGCCGGCCGCTGATGGCGCCGTCGACCGCGGTGCTGCGCAAGATGCGCACGCGCCTGCCGGAAAGCATCCCGATGGTCGGCGTCGGCGGCATCCTGTCCGGCGCCGACGCGGTGACCAAGATGGCCGCCGGCGCCAGCCTGGTGCAGTGCTATTCGGGCCTGGTCTACCGCGGCCCGGCGCTGGTCCACGACTGCGTCGAAGCGATCCGCCGCCGCAAGGAAGCGCCCAGCCGCGGCAACATGCCGCCGACGATCTGA
- a CDS encoding DUF4190 domain-containing protein encodes MQTPVRQTNVLAIISLIAGILGWTLLPILGSLGAIVTGHMARGQIRREPDRYDGDGLAIGGLILGWASVVIAIVSIVVIVLFFGGLAAIAAMAGSH; translated from the coding sequence ATGCAAACACCCGTCCGCCAGACCAACGTCCTGGCCATCATCAGCCTGATCGCCGGCATCCTCGGCTGGACCCTGCTGCCCATCCTCGGCAGCCTCGGCGCGATCGTTACCGGCCACATGGCGCGCGGCCAGATCCGCCGCGAACCCGACCGCTACGACGGCGACGGCCTCGCCATCGGCGGCCTGATCCTGGGCTGGGCCTCGGTGGTCATCGCCATCGTCAGCATCGTGGTGATCGTGCTGTTCTTCGGCGGCCTGGCCGCGATCGCGGCGATGGCCGGCAGCCACTGA